One genomic segment of Salinigranum rubrum includes these proteins:
- a CDS encoding endonuclease III domain-containing protein — protein sequence MTEKRDEPAENISGGEQGGGAFTAFDADAEGGPTTRAEAVVDELGAMYWQKAYGGQDGFECLVRTILSQNTSDKASQPAHDSLMNRYGPADELAENLADAPQDELAETISSAGLYNQKSEVIVRVAEWALDEYGSTTEFDRFVRDGEPGVVRDTLLSLKGVGPKTADCVLLFAGGRGGVFPVDTHVHRIARRMGLAPPDADHEEVREHLERDVPGEKCGFGHTAMIQFGREYCSARKPACLDGPEACPLYDLCERVGIDELDGEVVDPAQAAD from the coding sequence ATGACCGAGAAGCGAGACGAACCCGCCGAGAACATCAGCGGCGGCGAGCAGGGCGGCGGCGCGTTCACCGCGTTCGACGCCGACGCCGAAGGGGGACCGACCACGCGCGCGGAGGCCGTCGTCGACGAACTCGGGGCGATGTACTGGCAGAAGGCCTACGGCGGACAGGACGGCTTCGAGTGCCTCGTCCGGACGATTCTGAGCCAGAACACCTCCGACAAGGCGAGCCAGCCCGCCCACGACAGCCTCATGAATCGGTACGGTCCCGCCGACGAACTGGCGGAGAACCTCGCGGACGCCCCGCAAGACGAACTCGCCGAGACCATCTCCTCCGCTGGACTGTACAACCAGAAGTCGGAGGTCATCGTTCGGGTGGCGGAGTGGGCGCTCGACGAGTACGGCTCGACCACCGAATTCGACCGGTTCGTCCGCGACGGAGAGCCGGGGGTGGTCCGCGACACCCTCCTCTCGCTGAAGGGCGTCGGCCCGAAGACGGCCGACTGCGTCCTCCTCTTTGCCGGAGGGCGCGGCGGCGTCTTCCCCGTCGACACCCACGTCCACCGCATCGCCCGGCGGATGGGGCTCGCGCCGCCCGACGCCGACCACGAGGAGGTAAGAGAACACCTAGAGCGCGACGTTCCTGGCGAGAAGTGCGGCTTCGGCCACACCGCGATGATCCAGTTCGGTCGGGAGTACTGCTCGGCCCGGAAACCGGCGTGTCTCGACGGGCCCGAGGCGTGCCCGCTGTACGACCTCTGCGAGCGAGTCGGAATCGACGAACTCGACGGCGAGGTGGTCGACCCCGCCCAGGCCGCCGACTGA
- a CDS encoding VOC family protein, translating to MTTDSAYSMPASAHPGRIALRVGDVDGLLPFYADVLGFDVDRTGDTTVLSAGGTPLVLLNEDSDAPSRPSDAAGLFHLAIRVPSRAALGDVLSRVDGSSYSLSGASDHLVSEALYLRDPEGNGVEVYRDRPREEWTFEGERVKMDTLPLDLDALGDAATGASADRLPDETDLGHVHLEVSSLGESRAFYVDTLGLNVRTESYPGALFVAAGDYHHHVGSNTWNGRRTPAGDHRGVEWFEFLVPDAAQVDALHDALGRDAAHEADRDGDTLALTDPDGVGVRVRPV from the coding sequence ATGACCACCGACTCCGCGTACTCGATGCCCGCCTCGGCGCACCCCGGCCGCATCGCGCTCCGCGTCGGCGACGTCGACGGACTCCTCCCGTTTTATGCGGACGTGCTCGGCTTCGACGTCGACCGCACCGGCGACACGACCGTCCTCTCGGCGGGCGGGACTCCGCTGGTCCTCCTGAACGAGGACTCCGACGCGCCCTCGCGCCCGAGCGACGCCGCGGGGCTGTTTCACCTCGCTATCCGGGTCCCCTCCCGGGCGGCGCTGGGCGATGTCCTCTCCCGCGTCGACGGCTCCTCGTACTCTCTATCTGGCGCGTCGGACCACCTCGTGAGCGAGGCGCTCTACCTCCGCGACCCCGAGGGGAACGGCGTCGAGGTGTACCGCGACCGCCCGCGCGAGGAGTGGACCTTCGAGGGAGAGAGAGTGAAGATGGACACGCTCCCGCTCGACCTCGACGCGCTCGGGGACGCCGCGACGGGCGCGAGCGCCGACAGGCTCCCCGACGAAACGGACCTCGGCCACGTCCACCTCGAAGTCTCGTCGCTCGGGGAGTCGAGAGCCTTCTACGTCGACACGCTGGGCTTGAACGTCCGGACGGAGTCGTACCCCGGCGCGCTGTTCGTCGCCGCGGGCGACTACCACCACCACGTCGGGTCGAACACGTGGAACGGCCGACGAACTCCGGCGGGCGACCATCGGGGTGTCGAGTGGTTCGAGTTCCTCGTTCCCGACGCGGCGCAGGTGGACGCACTTCACGACGCGCTCGGCCGCGACGCGGCCCACGAGGCCGACCGCGACGGGGACACGCTCGCTCTCACCGACCCGGACGGCGTCGGGGTCCGCGTTCGGCCGGTCTGA
- a CDS encoding DUF7332 family protein, with the protein MVLRGSFSESVRVALVVALLVAYSTAGSAAAATAGADAAHADRCFPSDGTEFVVGTEGPQIRFVVHLSLLSAVLQGDEPVKTGTDTNLPPAALGALGFEAVATTETAEVVSLQTGVLFEGSEDATAFLSDPFGPFAFAFDYRLTIPAFEGTVADADYRESDVPVDGPVEEAACSR; encoded by the coding sequence ATGGTCCTCCGCGGGTCGTTCAGCGAATCGGTCCGAGTCGCACTGGTCGTGGCGCTCTTAGTCGCCTACAGCACCGCCGGTTCCGCAGCGGCCGCGACTGCCGGAGCGGACGCCGCGCACGCTGACCGCTGTTTCCCGTCGGACGGGACGGAGTTCGTCGTCGGCACCGAGGGCCCACAGATACGGTTCGTCGTCCACCTGTCGCTCCTGTCGGCGGTCCTCCAGGGTGACGAACCGGTCAAAACGGGCACGGACACGAACCTCCCACCGGCCGCACTCGGCGCGCTCGGCTTCGAGGCCGTCGCGACGACCGAAACCGCAGAGGTCGTCTCGCTGCAGACCGGCGTGCTGTTCGAGGGGAGCGAGGACGCCACGGCGTTCCTCTCCGACCCCTTCGGTCCCTTCGCGTTCGCCTTCGACTACCGGCTCACCATCCCCGCGTTCGAGGGGACGGTGGCCGACGCCGACTATCGAGAGAGCGACGTCCCGGTCGACGGTCCGGTCGAGGAGGCGGCCTGTTCGCGCTGA
- a CDS encoding methylglyoxal synthase encodes MRLALIAHDEKKPELIDFAQEHEELLAACDLVATGTTGKRLREETNLDIERKQSGPLGGDLQIGAEVAEEKCHGIVFFRDPLTAQPHEPDVSALLRICDVHDVPLATNRASADAIVEVMTDV; translated from the coding sequence ATGCGTCTCGCGCTCATCGCTCACGACGAGAAGAAGCCCGAACTCATCGACTTCGCACAGGAACACGAGGAACTCCTCGCCGCCTGTGACCTCGTCGCCACCGGCACCACCGGAAAACGGCTCCGCGAGGAGACGAACCTCGACATCGAGCGGAAGCAGTCGGGGCCGCTCGGCGGCGACCTTCAGATCGGCGCCGAAGTCGCCGAGGAGAAGTGCCACGGTATCGTCTTCTTCCGCGACCCCCTCACGGCTCAGCCGCACGAACCGGACGTCTCCGCCCTGCTCCGCATCTGTGACGTCCACGACGTCCCGCTCGCGACGAACCGCGCCAGCGCCGACGCCATCGTCGAGGTGATGACCGACGTCTGA
- a CDS encoding universal stress protein produces the protein MYSVLLPVDRNTDRAFHQATYVTRLADSGAAVEATVLYVVPPNTFDRPEDVEFSTLKSTVTAADHLEEAGVSVERVVDNGGIPQKIIHTANDIDADEIVMGGRKRTGVTQVLLGSTVQDVVLSADRPVTVTGGTVTLGTGRREVLVPVDRDVDRALAQARYVANLPNAAEHVDATVCYVFPHQDYAGAPPHEFAEVDAAVEAAAYLDGEGVTIDRLVIGGEVVSKLLDTAEELDVDCIVMGGRKRSGVQKVLLGSTSQDTMLSATRPVTITG, from the coding sequence ATGTACTCTGTCCTGCTCCCGGTCGACCGCAACACGGACCGAGCGTTCCACCAGGCGACGTACGTCACCCGCCTCGCCGATAGCGGTGCAGCGGTCGAGGCGACCGTTCTCTACGTCGTTCCCCCGAACACCTTCGACCGACCCGAAGACGTCGAGTTCTCCACGCTCAAGAGCACGGTCACGGCGGCCGATCATCTCGAAGAGGCGGGCGTTTCGGTCGAACGGGTCGTCGACAACGGCGGCATCCCGCAGAAGATCATCCACACCGCGAACGACATCGACGCCGACGAGATCGTGATGGGTGGGCGGAAGCGAACGGGGGTGACACAGGTGCTGCTCGGGAGTACGGTTCAGGACGTCGTCCTCTCGGCGGACCGACCCGTCACGGTCACCGGTGGGACCGTCACACTCGGCACGGGCCGGCGTGAGGTCCTCGTCCCGGTCGACCGCGACGTCGATCGGGCGTTGGCCCAGGCGCGGTACGTCGCGAACTTGCCGAACGCCGCGGAACACGTCGACGCGACCGTCTGCTACGTCTTTCCCCATCAGGACTACGCGGGTGCGCCGCCACACGAGTTCGCGGAAGTCGACGCCGCTGTCGAGGCGGCCGCGTACCTCGACGGCGAGGGGGTCACTATCGACCGACTGGTGATCGGTGGTGAAGTGGTGTCGAAACTCCTCGACACCGCCGAAGAACTCGACGTCGACTGCATCGTCATGGGCGGCCGCAAGCGCTCCGGCGTGCAGAAGGTGCTCCTGGGCAGTACCTCTCAGGACACCATGCTTTCGGCGACGCGGCCGGTCACGATTACAGGCTGA
- a CDS encoding HTH domain-containing protein — MSASTNSPERYSRAGQTTGRRLELWIRPGTRENGARRLVARAKALESDGCVEAVEVREWDAHHDLSSRLHSHREREARVALQAFKRWAWQHGSELVGFGERRRAGRGRMGAEYVTQRVPWALLAEYQDGVLVNVTPCDHERRARCVSERLERLDGPESADEFSSRSRLIG; from the coding sequence ATGTCAGCGTCGACCAACAGTCCCGAGCGGTACTCCCGCGCGGGACAGACGACGGGGAGACGACTCGAACTCTGGATACGGCCGGGCACTCGTGAGAACGGGGCCAGACGGCTCGTCGCACGGGCCAAGGCACTCGAATCCGACGGCTGCGTCGAGGCGGTCGAGGTCCGCGAGTGGGACGCACATCACGACCTCTCGTCGCGCCTGCACAGCCACCGCGAACGGGAGGCACGGGTGGCGCTCCAGGCGTTCAAGCGCTGGGCGTGGCAACACGGCTCCGAACTGGTGGGGTTCGGCGAGCGCCGCCGCGCCGGACGCGGCCGTATGGGAGCGGAGTACGTCACCCAGCGCGTCCCGTGGGCGCTCCTCGCGGAGTACCAAGACGGGGTGCTGGTGAACGTCACTCCCTGTGACCACGAGCGCCGAGCGCGGTGCGTCTCCGAGCGACTCGAACGGCTCGACGGCCCCGAGTCCGCTGACGAGTTCTCGTCGCGCTCGCGGCTCATCGGCTGA